The DNA window AAATACTTTATGCCTTGATGAAATCTACTGGTCCCAGTGGGCTGGGCCAGCATGAGGAGACATTGGAAGCCCATACACGACTGACGGCTACGTACAGCCGTTGAGCTCCCGCCCGGTTTACAATTCCATGAACGATGTTTACGCTAAGCCAGTCGGCAGGTTGCCTCGAGCTATGTTGTTCTTCGTTTGACGTTTCTTGGCCGAAAACCAGATGTATCGAAGCACAGCACCAAGCAGCCAGTGCTAAAAACAGCGAGGTACTGGAGACACAGAGAGCTACTGGTGCAAGGAATAGCTCTAGTTAACCAGCCCCTGACTGTGCAGGATCTGGACACACCATAGTTACCGTACACTGCGGTTTCTAATGAGCTTTGGGCGCTATGTAACTAGTATCAAGGCAtaaagatggatggatgtacACCTATTTAGATTGTGCATTGGCATATCGGAACTTCTGCCGGGTCGGCGAGACAATCAAATTATGTCTCTCGACGCAGTAGTACAGCAGAAGATGACCCTGTCAGTCTTGCACTGAATATGACCGACTCCGAGTGAAATACATCGAGGCCGGTTGATTTTATCGTGCGAAAAAGTGtatgaagaaaagaaaagagaaaaaggcgaAGCTATCCACAGCTGGTGCTGTTAGAGTAGCGCGTCTGTATCACGTGACGGGTGGATCCTGTGTTCCCTACCACCAACCTCTTTAAAAACTCTACCTCTGGTCTTTTTTTGCTCTTTTCCCAAATACAAACACCAAACAAATCACACAACAACGcctcttttcctttgtctCCCGGCTTTTGCCTCTcacgaaaagaaaaggcaacTTTTGCCATTCACGAGGGTGTCGTCCTCGGCTTCTTTTTGCTCTCTTTCTTCGCTTCCAACGGCAACGCCGATGCAGCTTTGCTCTGTCGTGCTCTCTGCTTCACTCAGAATTCGGACTTTGACAAACATGCAGTCCTCCCCATCCCTGGAAAGCTGTTGAACGCCATGATGACGAGACGCATCCTGTGTCTGGAATATAATAATGTCTTGCTGCGTTTGACAGCTTTCAGAGGCTGGCCTGAGGTCGCACGCCTTGTCTCAGTTCAAGCAAGCCGTTCTTTTTGCTACACTTGACATGTTTCTCTACGACTTACCTACTTCAGCTACTCTATTGTCTGTTCTCTACAAAGTCCGCTGCAAGCGGCACCCACGAAATGCCTACACTCTGCGCTCTCAATGCACATGTGTGTCAACTATTTTTTTTATCGTTCTAGTGGGAGATTAAAACCACGGTCTAGACAACCGACCCGCTCCACCCTGATACCATAGAGCAGTGTGGCATCAGGACTAAAATCGGGCAAACATATCTACAACCATGACCTTAAAACGTGAATGAATGAGTGAATGAATCATGTATTTGCACTGAGACGTGCTCCTGACGAATGACAAGCTATGACTCAAAATATTGTGTCTTGTATGGCCTGTTTGTCTGGTGAAAACCAGTCCGAACCCCATGTATGGTTACTATCGTCGTTGCACAAATGTCTTGCCCGCTTGAGCAGTATTGCAGACTCAAATCATGTcatgttgatgatacgatAATAAGCCTTGGATATGCGAGCATGTCAAGGTCCATATGAGACCGCCTTGTTCCTCAGACATGGCATACATCGTTTCATTCAGCCTCATGTGCTGCTGCCTGCGTACTCCTTTCCTTGTCATCTATCATGCAAAAGAGGCCCAAAACCCACTCTGTGAAAGGGCAGATCCTCTCATTCACCGACCGTTATACCAAGACATGCATCGCATAGGCCATGTCATCCAAGAAAGCCGTTAAACAGACATACATTTCACTCCTTTCTCAACAGATGTCTCGGACAAATAGTTCTCAAACAGCGTCTCCGAATATGGCTCTGTCATCCTGGAATGAGACGAGAAACCTGGCCACGAGGCGTCCAGTGTACAATGTTTGAGGGTCCATCGGGAAAGGATGGCTCGCGTTGTTGTTGAGCCAGTCGTTTGCTGCTAGAAATTGCAACTCCTGCCCTAATCAGTGTGAGACAAAACATGTCAGCGTTTATAATCCTTCCAGAACAATACGGATGCAATGTCAGCCCGTTTGTGAGCAGTCAGGTCGTACGTACAACTTTCGCCAAACAATAATTCTCTCAGTTGGGCCGAGAACTTGATGGCTGGTCCATCCAGCTCGCCCTTTTCGGCAAAGCTGCTGTCGAGCAAGGGGTTGAAGCCTTTCGTGTTGGCCTCCTTGCTATGTGTCTGGTAAATCTGGTGGAACTGGTAGGCGAACTGCCTAAAGGGCATGTTCTCAACCTCGGCACAGGTGTTCAGCGCGAGGCTTCTCTCGTACTCGGGTCTTGCGCTCTTCCTCATGTTGATCTCGTTCTGTGAGATGACAAAAATGTCAGCTGCCGTCTCGACCGCCTCCATGAAGAGGCAGAGGACGAGAAAGGCGGCGGTGCAAGGCGCCCACTCGCGCCGAGACTTGGGCTTGAGTGACTTTGTGAAGAGATCGAACAGCTGCGACATTTCCCGCTGCATAAGCTCGTCTACAATTGACTTGACCTGTCGTGCGAGGACTCTGGGCGTCACGTAGTTGTCACCCTGGTCGATCAGGCCGGTTGATCGAAGGACATCAGCGGTCTGTCGGGTAAGGCAGAGTTGCCTCGTCATAATGTAGTGCATGCAGTAGATGGACAGGGCACGCTTGACCATGAGTGACTGTAGCAATGACTGTCAGCTCGGCTAATGATACGACTTGTCAGGTTTCACCTACCTCGGTCTCGTCTGCATACTGCTTGACGATCCGCAGCACCTTTTGGGGCAAACATGTGCTTTGGAAGTTGTCTGTGACTTGGTCGACAAAGTACGGCTCGGTAAGAAGCTCCTGGATGTACCGCTTTGTCCGTTTCTTCAGAGTGTCCCTCTCGGCAGTGTTGTCTAGCTCGACGCCAATGTTGGCTGCTCTGTTGCTCTTCAGCTCAACCCTGTTCCCTCCCACATTCTGAAGTTGCCAGTGACTCCTGACTTCGTCCGTCTTTGGCGTGAAAAATTTGGCCTGTATTGCCAGAACTGTATTGAACagcggacccgagaagagtTCGATAGAGCAGACCTGCTCAACCCCCTGAACATGAAAACCAGCAATGTTTTCCGAGAAGAACTTGGTCATCTGATCTTTAGCCAGATGTCCGCGGATATACTCGGGAAACAGAATGCCCAGGAAGTCGTTGAATCGCCAACAGACAATCTGAGGAACCTGGACCGTGATCTTCTTGCAGTTCTTGCAGGGACGTTCAAGATCACATTTGACCTTGCGACTGTGACAGCAGAAGCAGGCACCATGTCTTCGGACCTGCAAGGCATTCTCTTTGGTAGCATTCGCCAACGGTCCTTTGCGTCCTCGCTGACTTGTTCGGTTCATAGCCTCGAAGCACTCGAAAGGATTAGGGCGGCCGGCGTGAGCTGAGATGGAATTAGGAGTCACAATGACAAACTTGCCAGACTGTTCTGTCGtcgtcttctttttcttctcgacTTTCCCAGCCTTGACCTTTCGAATCGGTATCGATGTTGGAGACTTGCTCCCGTTGGGGCTCGCTTTTGAACTGGGGAACGAAATCTGTGAGTAGTTGCTCGCAGGTGAGGGAGAGTTGTTAAAGTCATCCATGATGAAGACACTCTCACTGCCACGCATGTTGGTTTGATTCCATGGCGGAACATTAGGATCTGACTGCATCGGCGGTTGCATGTTAAAATTCATCTGCGGCACTTGCACCTGGCTGTTGATGTCCATCGAGAACATGCCAGTTCCAAAATGGTGCATGAGTGTCATGTCTGTAGCAGCATCAGCACCCTGCACTGAATAAGAGGCCATCCCCCGCTTCTCCGCCATACCATTCAAGTCCTGTGGTTGGAATTGAGTTGTGTCTTGCTGCGAGAAAAGGTATTGCTGAGGTGTCGAGAACCCCTGTGTCTGTCCAAATCCTCCGTCTGTTGTGGTTGCAAACATGTCCGAGTTGGCGTTGTCTGATGCAGCCTGAAAGGAGGGATCGTTCGTGAAAAAGGTCGTTTGATCCAAGTCGCCTAGTATCAAAGGAGAGGGGGCTGAGGGAGAAGGTGTGTTCCTTGGCATGAAAGGTGAAGAGTTGTTCCCGGGAGCATATGGTGGAGAAGTAGCGTACGAAGTTTGGGTATTGGATGGCATAAAGGGCGATGGCGTCCCATGAACATTCCCAACCATGGTGAAGCTTCCCAAACTTCCACTAGCAGGGTCTGATGTAAAGCCAATGGATGAAGGGCCGGAGTTGGCTCCTGTGTAGTCGATATACTGCCATGACTCTTCGTCGGGAATAGAATCGAAGTCGTAGGGGGACGATGAGCTTGGCGAAGGCCGAGAATGTATAGATGCCATTTCTATCTAATATGTTGGACAATACTGGTATGTGTTGGTAGTTTAATATGTCGTTGCCAATACGTATTGATATATTAGTTCGAAGAAAGATGGAAATAGAGGCTTTGTCCATATAAAAAATTCGAGCGCTTATATAGTAGTTTTTTGTTCGTGATTATGAGTTCGTTGATCAAATCATTCCTCGTTTGTGAGTTTGTGAGTTTGAAGATGTCGTGTTATAGTCTTGGTCGTTGACAAGATAATATTCGCGACTCAATGTCTAGGGTGGTATAGTCGCAAAGCTCCAGGCCACAGCATCACTTTCACCGCAGGAAAAGCGATGAAATATAAGTAACTCAACAAAAGTGCACTTCTCCAAAACTCGTATtgaaaagaata is part of the Fusarium poae strain DAOMC 252244 chromosome 4, whole genome shotgun sequence genome and encodes:
- a CDS encoding hypothetical protein (TransMembrane:1 (o635-656i)), with the protein product MASIHSRPSPSSSSPYDFDSIPDEESWQYIDYTGANSGPSSIGFTSDPASGSLGSFTMVGNVHGTPSPFMPSNTQTSYATSPPYAPGNNSSPFMPRNTPSPSAPSPLILGDLDQTTFFTNDPSFQAASDNANSDMFATTTDGGFGQTQGFSTPQQYLFSQQDTTQFQPQDLNGMAEKRGMASYSVQGADAATDMTLMHHFGTGMFSMDINSQVQVPQMNFNMQPPMQSDPNVPPWNQTNMRGSESVFIMDDFNNSPSPASNYSQISFPSSKASPNGSKSPTSIPIRKVKAGKVEKKKKTTTEQSGKFVIVTPNSISAHAGRPNPFECFEAMNRTSQRGRKGPLANATKENALQVRRHGACFCCHSRKVKCDLERPCKNCKKITVQVPQIVCWRFNDFLGILFPEYIRGHLAKDQMTKFFSENIAGFHVQGVEQVCSIELFSGPLFNTVLAIQAKFFTPKTDEVRSHWQLQNVGGNRVELKSNRAANIGVELDNTAERDTLKKRTKRYIQELLTEPYFVDQVTDNFQSTCLPQKVLRIVKQYADETESLMVKRALSIYCMHYIMTRQLCLTRQTADVLRSTGLIDQGDNYVTPRVLARQVKSIVDELMQREMSQLFDLFTKSLKPKSRREWAPCTAAFLVLCLFMEAVETAADIFVISQNEINMRKSARPEYERSLALNTCAEVENMPFRQFAYQFHQIYQTHSKEANTKGFNPLLDSSFAEKGELDGPAIKFSAQLRELLFGESWQELQFLAANDWLNNNASHPFPMDPQTLYTGRLVARFLVSFQDDRAIFGDAV